A genomic window from Candidatus Poribacteria bacterium includes:
- a CDS encoding sodium:proton antiporter, with product MLSVSMEAFGADDAHGGDAHHGHGVDGAKLPIWSIIPFVGILLSIAIFPLVLDSHFLVHHGGKMSLVWALAFAIPYLIAFQGEAFYDILHIYLIDYIPFIILLWGLFTVAGGILVRGTLRGTPIVNTLLLLIGTAIASWVGTTGASMLLIRPLIRANAYRQNKIHLVIFFIFLVSNIGGSLTPLGDPPLFLGFLHNVPFFWTTTALFPHMLFISVILIALFFVIDTFMFKREGGVVPDDGTNEPIGVDGLFNLVFLLGIVVAVLMSGSFKWGEVNIFGVHVYWQNIARDVLIVVMGLLSLRFTPFSGELRQANEFSWEPIEEVAKVFAGIFMTIIPALAILKAGENGALRGLIGAIKEPMHYFWITGILSSFLDNAPTYLTFFNTALGKLHLTEAVIPEILSGQLTGPEHLEFVKLLTAISVGAVFMGANTYIGNAPNFMVKAIAEQSGIRMPSFFGYMLWSVVILVPLFVIVTLVFLR from the coding sequence ATGCTGTCGGTTTCAATGGAAGCCTTCGGCGCAGATGACGCACATGGCGGCGATGCGCATCACGGTCATGGAGTTGACGGTGCGAAATTGCCTATTTGGAGTATCATTCCGTTCGTTGGTATACTCCTCTCTATTGCAATTTTCCCACTCGTGTTGGATTCCCATTTTCTGGTCCACCACGGCGGAAAAATGTCATTGGTTTGGGCGTTAGCCTTCGCTATTCCGTATCTCATAGCGTTTCAAGGAGAAGCGTTTTACGACATTCTGCATATCTATCTGATAGACTATATCCCCTTCATTATTCTGTTATGGGGATTGTTCACGGTTGCGGGTGGGATTCTCGTGCGTGGGACATTGCGTGGCACACCGATAGTTAACACACTCTTACTACTTATCGGCACTGCTATCGCCTCATGGGTAGGGACAACTGGCGCATCAATGCTCCTCATCCGCCCGCTAATCCGAGCAAATGCATATCGGCAGAACAAGATTCATCTGGTTATCTTCTTCATCTTTCTCGTGAGTAACATCGGTGGTTCTTTAACACCGTTGGGCGATCCGCCGCTGTTTTTGGGATTCCTGCACAACGTCCCTTTCTTCTGGACGACGACAGCTCTCTTTCCACACATGCTGTTTATTAGTGTGATCTTAATTGCGCTTTTCTTTGTGATAGACACATTCATGTTTAAACGGGAAGGCGGTGTCGTGCCAGACGACGGGACTAACGAACCCATCGGCGTTGACGGACTTTTCAATCTCGTCTTCCTCCTCGGCATCGTCGTTGCTGTCTTAATGAGCGGCAGTTTCAAGTGGGGAGAAGTCAATATCTTTGGTGTGCATGTATACTGGCAGAATATTGCACGCGACGTGTTGATTGTTGTCATGGGGCTGCTATCCCTCAGATTCACACCCTTTAGTGGTGAGTTACGTCAGGCGAACGAGTTTTCGTGGGAGCCGATTGAAGAGGTAGCAAAGGTGTTCGCTGGCATTTTTATGACCATTATTCCGGCGTTAGCGATTCTAAAAGCCGGTGAAAACGGCGCGTTACGTGGGTTAATTGGGGCGATAAAAGAACCGATGCACTATTTCTGGATAACGGGTATTCTGTCAAGTTTCTTAGATAATGCCCCGACTTATCTGACCTTTTTCAACACAGCACTCGGAAAATTGCACCTCACTGAAGCCGTAATACCGGAAATTTTGTCTGGACAATTAACGGGTCCCGAACACTTAGAGTTCGTCAAATTGCTAACGGCTATTTCTGTTGGAGCAGTGTTTATGGGTGCAAATACATACATCGGCAATGCACCCAATTTCATGGTGAAGGCAATCGCGGAACAAAGCGGTATCCGCATGCCGAGTTTCTTCGGATATATGCTCTGGTCGGTGGTAATTTTAGTCCCGCTCTTTGTGATTGTGACGCTTGTGTTCCTGCGCTAA
- a CDS encoding Gfo/Idh/MocA family oxidoreductase gives MSDVRLGFIGTGGNMNRHLRELTEIGGTKFVAFCDIVIDKADQAVTQYGGKAYADYNQMLASEELDAVYISIPPFAHGAPERAVIAAGLPMFVEKPVHMDADEAKEIAAEVEDKGIITATGYQERYLDIIDKAQELLASRRVGFFMGYWMGGMPGGWWREKAKSGGQLMEQTTHEFDMARYLFGEVKTVYAVARNDMIPNTDYDIEEASAVSLQFESGVFGIMFSACFTTNGLRRSGLDIFCEDGSLEYHLRSALVLSTADETTTWNPQNNCTIEMDSTFIEAVRTGDGSAIRSPYSDAAKTAILSIAANESLETGLPVHLG, from the coding sequence ATGTCAGATGTTAGGTTAGGTTTTATCGGCACGGGTGGCAATATGAATCGCCATTTGCGTGAATTAACCGAGATCGGCGGCACAAAATTCGTCGCCTTCTGTGATATTGTCATCGACAAAGCGGATCAGGCTGTCACCCAATATGGTGGTAAAGCCTATGCAGACTATAATCAGATGCTCGCGAGCGAGGAATTGGATGCCGTTTATATTTCGATTCCGCCGTTTGCACATGGTGCCCCCGAGCGCGCTGTCATTGCTGCCGGACTGCCGATGTTTGTAGAGAAACCGGTGCACATGGATGCCGACGAAGCAAAAGAAATCGCCGCTGAAGTCGAAGATAAAGGGATTATCACCGCTACTGGGTATCAGGAACGTTATCTTGATATTATCGACAAGGCGCAGGAACTTCTTGCTTCTCGTCGCGTTGGGTTCTTTATGGGCTACTGGATGGGTGGCATGCCCGGTGGATGGTGGCGCGAGAAGGCGAAATCCGGCGGGCAGCTTATGGAGCAGACGACGCACGAATTTGATATGGCGAGATACCTCTTTGGTGAAGTCAAAACCGTCTATGCTGTCGCACGCAACGATATGATCCCGAATACCGATTACGATATTGAGGAAGCTTCTGCTGTCTCGTTACAATTTGAGAGTGGTGTCTTTGGTATTATGTTCTCCGCCTGCTTCACAACGAATGGGTTGCGGCGTTCCGGCTTAGACATTTTCTGTGAGGACGGTTCACTTGAATACCATCTCCGCAGTGCGCTTGTGCTCTCTACTGCTGATGAGACGACTACGTGGAATCCTCAAAACAATTGCACAATTGAAATGGATAGCACTTTCATTGAAGCAGTCCGCACAGGCGATGGCAGCGCGATCCGATCCCCGTATTCGGATGCCGCTAAAACCGCTATTTTGTCAATCGCTGCCAATGAATCTCTTGAAACGGGTCTACCTGTCCATTTAGGCTAA
- a CDS encoding NADH-quinone oxidoreductase subunit N, translating to MPIEINWQLLMPELIIALTLLIVLVFDLFDSISKSILGWMTIVGAGIALWVSIQMHQAGTVGTQFNDMFKVDNFSLFFNIIFLVSTILVALISMSYLDRDDRKQGPYYLLILLATLGMMLMAAGNELIIVFLGLELMSLSLYVLAGYFRDNPASSEAGMKYLLLGAFASAFFLYGIALIYGGAGTTNVPAIAEAITAPNKSPLLLAGMFLLIVGFGFKVAIVPFHQWAPDVYEGAPTTIAAFISAGPKAAGFAAFLRIFMEALPSLQVEWSGVVIVLAMLTMTVGNVIAIAQTSIKRMLAYSSIAHAGYVLIGLAAANNDGISSAMLYLLVYCVMNIGAFGAVILAKTEDGESLMISDYAGLGLRKPLLAMFMTIMLLSLAGFPPTAGFVGKFYVFKSAVQAGHIWLVIIGAINTAISAFYYLRVVVTMYMREPEEELPFASYPSTLVVGLVLAAIGVLLIGVLPSLMLAPAQNSVF from the coding sequence ATGCCAATAGAGATTAACTGGCAGTTACTGATGCCGGAGCTGATCATTGCTTTAACGTTGCTCATCGTCCTCGTTTTTGATCTGTTTGACTCCATTTCAAAATCGATTCTCGGCTGGATGACGATCGTTGGGGCTGGAATCGCGCTATGGGTCTCTATCCAGATGCATCAAGCAGGCACAGTTGGCACCCAGTTCAACGATATGTTCAAGGTGGATAATTTCTCCCTCTTCTTCAACATTATTTTCCTCGTTTCGACGATTTTGGTCGCTTTGATTTCGATGAGTTATTTGGACAGGGACGACAGGAAACAGGGACCTTACTACCTACTTATTCTGCTGGCGACCCTCGGTATGATGTTGATGGCCGCAGGCAATGAGTTGATTATTGTCTTCCTCGGCTTAGAACTGATGTCATTATCGTTGTATGTATTGGCAGGCTATTTTCGAGATAATCCTGCTTCAAGTGAGGCGGGCATGAAATACCTATTGCTCGGTGCGTTTGCCAGCGCGTTCTTCCTTTACGGAATCGCTCTGATTTACGGGGGTGCGGGAACGACGAATGTCCCTGCGATCGCTGAGGCGATTACTGCTCCAAATAAATCACCACTGTTGTTAGCAGGCATGTTCCTTCTTATTGTTGGATTTGGATTTAAGGTCGCTATTGTTCCGTTCCATCAATGGGCACCGGATGTTTACGAAGGCGCGCCTACAACAATAGCCGCGTTTATCTCTGCTGGACCAAAGGCGGCTGGGTTCGCAGCATTCCTCAGAATTTTTATGGAAGCACTCCCAAGCCTACAAGTCGAATGGAGTGGCGTTGTCATTGTATTGGCGATGTTAACGATGACTGTCGGAAATGTCATTGCGATTGCGCAGACGAGCATCAAGCGGATGCTCGCGTATTCAAGTATCGCCCACGCGGGTTACGTACTCATAGGTTTAGCGGCGGCAAATAATGACGGAATTTCGAGTGCGATGCTTTATCTGCTCGTTTATTGTGTAATGAACATCGGCGCGTTCGGTGCGGTCATCTTGGCGAAAACAGAGGACGGCGAGAGTCTCATGATTTCCGATTACGCTGGACTCGGTCTTCGTAAACCGTTACTTGCTATGTTTATGACGATAATGCTTTTATCACTCGCCGGTTTTCCACCGACTGCTGGTTTCGTCGGAAAATTCTATGTTTTCAAATCAGCAGTCCAAGCAGGACATATCTGGCTTGTCATTATTGGTGCCATCAATACAGCAATATCGGCGTTCTACTATCTCCGTGTTGTTGTGACGATGTATATGCGTGAACCGGAAGAGGAGTTGCCATTCGCGTCGTATCCGAGCACGCTTGTTGTGGGATTGGTTCTCGCGGCGATCGGTGTATTGCTCATAGGGGTCCTGCCATCGCTCATGCTCGCTCCGGCACAGAATTCAGTTTTTTAA